A portion of the Gigantopelta aegis isolate Gae_Host chromosome 10, Gae_host_genome, whole genome shotgun sequence genome contains these proteins:
- the LOC121383858 gene encoding uncharacterized protein LOC121383858 translates to MTLKSKAIEMEGSMGFMNEKFEQIMKDNTELHKTMKETYVKTKQIEGITKALDSEIAEMRLNYDELKERHLDLQSRSMRENLIFTGIPETGPDENTELLLITFIQKDMEIEQPISFERVHRFGKRGYSGHRPIVAKFSKFKDREMVRKAAPTKLKGKVFGVNEQFPKEINDRRKELYPYYKQTKRAGKRASLVYDKLYIDGTLFKKDARNTTHEQMDATGGQDQQTRGLRTEKRTTPPRTTTNSTQQNNSPSRR, encoded by the coding sequence ATGACATTAAAAAGTAAAGCTATAGAAATGGAGGGTAGTATGGGCTTCATGAATGAGAAGTTTGAACAAATAATGAAAGACAATACTGAGCTACATAAAACTATGAAAGAGACAtatgtcaaaacaaaacagatcgaAGGCATTACAAAAGCGTTAGACAGTGAAATTGCTGAAATGCGACTGAATTATGACGAGTTAAAAGAAAGACATCTTGATCTGCAGTCACGATCGATGCGTGAAAACTTGATTTTTACAGGCATTCCTGAAACGGGACCAGATGAAAACACAGAGCTgttgttaataacatttattcaaaaaGATATGGAGATAGAGCAGCCGATAAGTTTTGAACGCGTACATAGGTTTGGGAAAAGAGGTTACTCCGGACACAGACCTATTGTGgccaaattttctaaatttaaagATCGTGAAATGGTCCGAAAAGCTGCCCCCACAAAACTGAAAGGGAAAGTGTTTGGTGTGAACGAACAATTTCCTAAAGAGATAAATGACAGAAGGAAAGAATTATATCCCTACTATAAACAGACAAAAAGGGCCGGGAAAAGGGCATCATTAGTGTATGACAAACTGTATATAGACGgaacattgtttaaaaaagaCGCACGAAACACAACGCACGAACAGATGGACGCGACAGGTGGACAGGACCAACAAACACGGGGACTCAGAACAGAGAAACGAACCACGCCACCCCGTACTACCACGAACTCAACTCAGCAGAACAACTCGCCAAGCCGACGCTAG